A section of the Nitrospinota bacterium genome encodes:
- the hflC gene encoding protease modulator HflC — protein sequence MKQNTFIIIGILAIVLVSSSLFTVHMTQTAIILELQKPKKIITEPGLYFKIPFIQQVRYFSKQLLDNDSPPAEVITKDKKNLLIDNFTVWKIVDPLKFLETVRNAEGAEARLDDILFSELRVEMGTHQLIDIVTETREIIMDKVSKEASKKASEYGIEIVAIRIKRTDLPPEIANSIFNRMKTERERIAKEYRSEGREEATKIRAETDKEKTILIANAYKKEQETRGEGDGISTKIYAEAYQSDPKFYSFMRSMEAYKNSFKTDTTLLMSKESDFLEFLNNPK from the coding sequence ATGAAACAAAATACTTTTATCATTATTGGAATTTTAGCCATCGTTCTGGTCTCGTCCTCGCTGTTTACGGTGCATATGACGCAAACCGCCATCATTCTGGAACTTCAAAAACCGAAAAAGATCATCACCGAGCCAGGACTGTATTTTAAAATCCCCTTTATCCAGCAGGTCCGGTACTTCTCCAAACAGCTTCTTGACAACGATTCCCCCCCTGCGGAAGTCATCACCAAAGACAAAAAAAATCTGTTGATCGACAATTTTACCGTCTGGAAAATCGTTGACCCCTTAAAATTTCTGGAAACGGTTCGTAACGCCGAGGGAGCGGAAGCCCGGTTGGACGATATTCTATTTTCCGAGCTCAGGGTGGAAATGGGTACCCATCAACTCATCGATATCGTCACGGAAACCCGCGAAATCATCATGGATAAGGTTTCCAAGGAAGCCAGCAAAAAGGCCTCTGAATACGGTATCGAAATCGTTGCTATACGAATCAAAAGAACGGACCTGCCGCCGGAAATTGCCAACTCCATCTTCAACCGTATGAAAACGGAACGCGAAAGAATTGCCAAGGAATACCGCTCTGAAGGAAGAGAGGAAGCTACCAAAATCCGGGCAGAGACGGATAAGGAAAAAACCATCCTGATTGCAAACGCCTACAAAAAAGAGCAGGAAACACGCGGTGAGGGGGACGGCATATCTACCAAAATTTATGCGGAAGCGTATCAAAGCGATCCCAAGTTTTACTCGTTCATGCGCTCAATGGAAGCCTATAAAAATTCTTTTAAAACTGACACCACTCTTCTCATGTCAAAGGAGTCCGATTTCCTGGAGTTCCTGAACAACCCGAAATAA
- the trkA gene encoding Trk system potassium transporter TrkA produces the protein MRILIVGAGIVGFNLAQELSKEGHDIAIIDQNPEKMRRISDTLDVLSIIGNACLPTVLVKAGIKNMEMVIAVTEKDEINLLVCFLASKFNVSKRFARIRNEEFTEENRIFSPEELYIDHVINPGDIIIDTIHKIISTPGVVNVAEFAEGEILLREFDIPADAPLAGKEIRELSGVSAMDSFVIVAIVRQGKLVIPKAEDVIQPGDKIYTIIDKEFLPFLLPMLNKSVEEVAKVVIYGANPFSINLAKSLEEKIRDLCLIEPSRKKANQAAEILSRCVVHHGSGTDMHLFNDINMKDADFFLSLSEDDESNILSALLAKKHGAKRVLVITNDPEYLPILDSIGMDITINPRLITVSAILKHLRKGRVMSVFKLIEDAEVMEIGVDANSAIVNKKIAKVKFPENAMIGALLRKGEMMVPTDEIEIQAGDSVIVVALPEAIVKIEKLFGSKRNFLPFR, from the coding sequence ATGAGAATCCTCATTGTTGGAGCAGGCATTGTCGGCTTCAATCTGGCCCAGGAACTTTCCAAGGAAGGTCATGACATTGCGATCATCGACCAGAATCCAGAGAAAATGCGCCGCATTTCCGACACCCTTGATGTCCTGAGCATCATCGGCAACGCCTGCCTCCCGACCGTACTGGTAAAAGCCGGAATCAAGAACATGGAGATGGTGATTGCAGTCACCGAAAAAGACGAAATCAACCTTCTGGTGTGTTTCCTGGCGTCCAAGTTCAATGTCAGCAAGCGGTTTGCCCGTATCCGCAACGAAGAATTTACAGAAGAAAACCGCATTTTCTCGCCGGAAGAGCTTTACATCGATCATGTCATCAATCCTGGCGACATCATCATCGACACCATTCACAAAATCATCAGCACCCCCGGTGTGGTCAACGTCGCCGAATTTGCCGAAGGAGAAATCCTCCTGCGCGAGTTTGACATCCCCGCAGACGCCCCCCTGGCAGGAAAAGAAATCCGAGAACTCAGCGGTGTCTCCGCAATGGACTCCTTCGTCATTGTTGCCATTGTCCGGCAAGGAAAACTGGTCATACCCAAGGCCGAGGACGTGATCCAGCCGGGAGATAAAATCTACACCATTATCGACAAAGAATTTTTACCCTTCCTTCTTCCCATGTTGAATAAAAGCGTGGAGGAAGTCGCAAAGGTTGTCATTTATGGCGCGAATCCATTTTCCATAAATCTGGCAAAATCCCTGGAGGAAAAAATACGGGACTTGTGCCTCATTGAACCCTCGCGAAAAAAAGCCAATCAGGCGGCGGAAATACTTTCAAGGTGCGTCGTCCATCACGGCAGTGGTACGGATATGCACCTGTTCAATGATATCAATATGAAGGATGCAGATTTTTTTCTGTCGCTTTCTGAGGACGATGAATCCAATATCCTTTCCGCCCTGCTGGCCAAAAAACATGGAGCGAAGCGGGTGCTTGTCATCACCAACGACCCTGAATATCTGCCCATCCTGGATTCCATCGGCATGGACATCACCATCAACCCGCGCCTGATCACTGTAAGCGCTATTCTCAAACACCTGCGCAAAGGCAGGGTCATGTCGGTTTTCAAACTGATCGAGGACGCCGAAGTCATGGAAATCGGGGTCGATGCAAATTCAGCTATCGTCAACAAGAAAATTGCGAAGGTAAAATTCCCCGAAAACGCCATGATCGGCGCTTTGCTCAGAAAAGGGGAGATGATGGTTCCCACGGATGAGATTGAAATTCAAGCCGGTGACTCGGTCATCGTTGTCGCCCTGCCGGAAGCCATCGTAAAAATCGAAAAACTGTTCGGAAGCAAAAGAAACTTTCTTCCATTCCGATGA
- the hflK gene encoding FtsH protease activity modulator HflK, with product MAWDDLHEHKGPEDRFKGGGGGPPGDKPPFDIPQLNIPKFKPSMFLGIIALLLVIWILPGTFYFVEPDEEGVVTTFGKFSRTTSPGLHFKFPSPIEHADTPKIRQIQRAEIGFRATASGQVQRVQAESLMLTGDQNIVDINLVVQYRITDSVAYLFNVQRPLKLVRDTAETVIRGIVGSRKIDEALTTGKADIQITSQAQIQSLLDFFQAGIQIVTVQLQGVNPPEQVAGAFKDVVSAREDKERMINEAQGYRNAVIPEARGRSAQILREAEAYREEKIKRAEGDAKRFNSQYAEYKKAPDITRKRIYLETMEEILPTIDKFIMGDQKQGVLPLLSLNKNSTLPELKK from the coding sequence ATGGCTTGGGACGACCTGCACGAACATAAGGGTCCAGAAGATCGATTCAAAGGCGGTGGCGGCGGCCCTCCAGGAGACAAACCTCCTTTTGATATTCCGCAGCTCAACATCCCGAAATTCAAACCTTCCATGTTTCTCGGAATCATTGCCCTGTTGTTAGTGATCTGGATTCTTCCAGGGACGTTTTATTTTGTCGAGCCTGATGAAGAAGGGGTGGTCACTACCTTCGGGAAGTTCAGCCGCACGACCTCGCCAGGCCTGCATTTCAAGTTTCCTTCGCCTATCGAGCATGCCGATACGCCAAAGATTCGTCAAATCCAACGGGCCGAAATCGGTTTTCGCGCCACCGCTTCTGGACAAGTTCAACGGGTCCAGGCGGAATCGCTGATGCTGACAGGCGACCAGAATATCGTCGACATCAACCTGGTGGTTCAATACCGGATCACCGACTCGGTCGCCTATCTGTTTAATGTGCAGCGGCCGCTCAAGCTGGTCCGGGACACCGCCGAGACCGTGATTCGCGGCATCGTCGGCAGTCGAAAAATTGATGAAGCGTTGACTACCGGGAAGGCGGATATCCAGATCACATCTCAAGCACAGATTCAAAGTCTTCTCGATTTCTTTCAAGCCGGAATCCAGATAGTCACGGTCCAGCTTCAGGGTGTGAATCCGCCTGAGCAGGTGGCTGGCGCCTTTAAAGACGTGGTCAGCGCCCGTGAAGATAAGGAGCGAATGATCAATGAAGCCCAGGGCTACCGAAACGCCGTGATTCCAGAAGCCCGAGGCCGGTCGGCGCAAATCCTCCGGGAAGCGGAAGCTTACCGCGAAGAAAAAATCAAGAGAGCCGAGGGCGATGCAAAACGTTTTAACTCCCAATATGCAGAATACAAAAAGGCTCCCGATATCACCCGTAAGCGGATTTATCTCGAAACCATGGAAGAGATATTGCCAACCATCGATAAATTTATCATGGGGGACCAAAAACAGGGCGTATTGCCGCTTTTATCTCTGAACAAAAATTCGACCCTTCCAGAATTAAAGAAATAA